The stretch of DNA TCTAACAGACCACAATGGAACCAGGCCGACAGGTGACAAAGAGATAAGGGGGAGATAAGGGGGAGATAAGGGGAAGAGGGAGCGAGGTGGACGGGTGGCTCCTTAGTTCTGCATCTGCTCAAAGAATTTGTAGGTGGGGTTCTCATAGCCGTTCTGCTGCATCTTGGTCAGGTGACGTTCCTCCGGTGTTACTGCAGCATCCACCTGAAACAAGCCCACACACAgctcaatacacacacagacacacacacagaatatacACATGAACGCACACCCCCATATTCTCACTTCGATGACTCCATGGTGGATGGAAGTGTACTGCTTCTTCCTCAGCATCACCAGGGTGATGACGATGACGGTCGCTATGACGACCCCGCCCACCATCAGTCCTATGATGGCGCCCTTGTTGTTGCCCCCATCCTCGGCAAAGAACACCTGTCAAAACACCACAACACCCGCTGTCAGTGACGACGCCGGCTGTCACCCGGGACACAAGCGTGTCGGTCCAACTGGGGGGACAATCGGTCGCGCGTCAACGTGGCTTTGGTTACCAGTTTCTGGTGATGGACTTCGTAGCTGGtgctctgcctctcctcagTGTCCATCCTCACCTCGGGGAATCCCTCTGGTTTTTTAGGGAGGACAAACGGAGTCAGAGGAAGCAAACACTCCGCTCACTTTACCTCAGACACTCACTCtcgcacacgcacgcgcacaaacTGACTCACCAGGTCGTGTGGGGAGACCACGGTCCGGGGCTGGACGAGCATCGACAGGCTCCACTGTGGGTCACATCAACAAAAAGCTCAGATTACCAAGATGACTATCCCttcaaagagtgtgtgtgtgtgtgtgtctggacttGTTTGTGTTTAACTTGTcttgtgggggggaggagaccagaaagccccccccccccttcaatgGTTTGGAACTAGATTTGGGATTCATTTATGTTGAGGTTAGGGGTTAGAGGAAAACAGGATTTTGAGTGGGACTGAATTGTGAGTCCCCACGAGAATAGTGATACAaacttgtgtgcgtgcgtcttaCCGTGGTTCTCCGTGTTGGGCTGGTTGAAGCTCTCGGGGTGGATGAATCCCAGGCGGTCCACTCCGAGGCTGGGATCCAGTGGGGCCGAGCTGTAGGCCTGGTCTGGCATCAGGGCATCGTTCCCATAGCTCACCCTACTGTCAGTCTGTAAGCATAAACACGCGCACAGTTGgcccagtatgtgtgtgagcgctCGGTTTAAATTCTCCTGACAGGACTTGCAATGTTTGCtatttactgtttgtgtgtgtgtgtgtttgtgtgtaactcACTCTCCCATCGCTCTGCAGGGAAGAGACTTGCTGAGACAGCTCTGACTGAACTTTCTGCATGaggacagctagagagagaggggtagtttAGAGTCAGAAAAAGACAGATTGTTCAAGAGAGAGGGattaagagagagatagaaagacagatagtaagagagagagagagagagatgatgagtAATGTATGCTTCGTACAGGAAGAAATTGCCAGACTTCTGGCTACTGCAAATAGCACAGCGTTTGGGAGGCAAGTTATTGTAAAACTGCTGACTAAAATATGTgcgtgtttctacgtattcttaaaACTAGGTGGATGGGATTGAGGTGGGCACTCACAAACTTGGTCTTGGATTTCATCGGCCACGCTAGGCACGTTCTCGATCAGCCCCACTGATTGGTTCATCCTCTCGTCAATCACATGCAGGTGGGTCAACACCTTGGATGAGGCAGAGTTCAAACAGGTTCAAATCacaaaaggggaggaggggggcgcgATGGAGTGCACGGTGACGGTGAGGCCACAGGCCGAGAGCGGCGCTGTTCTTTCCGGGGGTTTCTACCTGCAGTCGGATCTGAGAAGCCTTCTTGGGGTCGACCATGCGGACGTGTTCGTAGTGTTTCAGCGTATGCTGTCTGTCCTTCTGCTCGGCACGCACGTACTTCCTCAGCAGACTTAACACCTGGCGAGGCTGGGGGCGAGGTGAAGGagattgttttttttgggggtgtgtgtgtgtgtttttttttatcagttcCAAGTCGCCAATGTTTTGAATGACTttttgaacgtgtgtgtgtgttttttaccCGGGGCGGGCTGGTCTGCAGGCTGCTAAGGTAGCTCTCCAAGGCCAGACGGCGCCGGCTGTTAAGCAGAGCCTCTACCCGGGCCATGTGGGTCTCAACCAGCTGCTGCCTCTCCCCTGCTGCCTCCTGCTCCAGGGCCTCTACCTTCTCCTGGaagtgctgacacacacacacacacacgtcagtacACCCACGCCACACTCATGCTGCCACTGTTCAGTACATGCACCCACAAGCACACAATCAACACGAGCGTACACGCGTCCAgaacagagggtgtgtgtgtgtgtgttacctggatgACTGCCTTCTTGTCGGCACGAGGCAGGCTCTTAgcttccctctctgcctcttcccaCTCCCTCATCACCTAGGCAACAAGGGGCATTGAGTCACCAGTATATCGAGGCGCACCTAGACGTGTTAATGAGTTTGCATGCGAACaggcatgcactcacacacacacacacacacacctgggccaTCCTGTCGCGGTGCTTGGCCTCCAGACTCTCTTTGGCCTTCTGGAAGTCGGCATGCTCGTTGTCGTCTCCGGGGGCCTCCAGGTAGTGGTCCACAGCATCCACCATGTCAGGGAGGCCGGGGGCCAGGGTGGGCactggagaggtggggaggaggggaacagACAACACATGGTCATAATGAATGAACAGCCATCCGAACatatgagagagcgagagagagcgagagagagcgagagagcgagagagcgagggggacaGAAGGAGTGATGGAAGATGAAAAGGAAGAGGATTAAACAGGAAAAAAGAGGAAAGGTAGGGGAGTGAATGGattagacagggagaggggggggggggggtgagaggctGTTATACATTGGTCTCTGGTTGGGGAATTAAGGTCAGactgaaacagacagagaagacAGGCTGGTGTCACAGAGTTGAATGGGTTCAAGTCTCTCGCATAAATACTGGCCAGCCACGCCATCAAATGTGCGGGTCTTTCAGTAGCATAACTGGATCGACTTGTGTCTGTGAGAAGTGGGCAGGCACATGCTTGAGTTACAGGCCCCCGAGATCAACGCCCAGACAGggcgagcgagagagggagagatcctGATGAGTGGTGCAATGACCTTTGAGTCAGTGGCAGGTTAGGACAAGCCTCACCGAGCAATACATTGGTGTGCATATTGCTCGAGCAGGTGCGAGTGAGTGACGTCGGAGAGATAAGGGGAATCCCGTCCTGTCACACTGGCGTAGTGCCAGAGCAAGATGGTCCACGGTTCAATTCCCGCATGGGTCGTTGTTCAGTGCGAGGGTTTCCTGCGCCCCCCAATAAACACCCAATGACAACATGCAGCACAGATTGCTCTTCTCCCATGTCCCTAGCCAGGACGTGAGTGAGTACTTGGACTCGGTGGCTGTTAATGTGGCTGaccactgctcctggctgccaTAGGAGGTCAGGCAACAGGATGGGATAAATAAGAGCGAGAATGTTTTCGTCTGACGCTCCGGGAAGGCCTCCTTCCTCTGCCTTGCCTTGTTTATGTTGTTGCCAGACTGGGGGCAGAGGTGAGGAAGTCGTTACACTGTGTGGATACACCTGGGTCCAGTGTGTTCCTTCCCCTTTAAGAGATGGCGAGACCAGGTCTACTGACCTACTGACTCACACACCCCGACAGTTAGGTTtgtgcattttttttctttcgttgTTTAATAAAAAACTTTAATTGACTTTGGTGTATGCTTcatgcatttttatttttttttgcaacCTTTGAGCCGTGTTTGCGACACCTTCCTGCATGTGCGTGTATCACTGCTGTAAAACCAACAAACGAacattcctctcttcctttgtcAGGAACTGGGCAGTGCTGACTCATGCTCTCTGATTAAGAATTAACTGGAAAGTCCCGGCACAGAGCATCCGTCACCTGGGAAACCGAAGCCTTGACCTGCTGACGATCCAAGATATTAAAATGACAGCCAAAGTTCCAATTCATATGGATGAACTCCAAACATACTCTCTATGGCTAGATCAGTGTTGAGTGTTAGTAACTAATGGCATTCTGGCAGGCACACTGTACCATACATGTTCCATTCACAGAAAGacgagacacacaaacacacctgcaggTGTTACAAAGCTAGttaagtgaatgagtgagtaagtgagccatcacacagcaggggggggggggggggggggggggggtcaggggcaATAGAGGAAAAGTACCCTGGTGAGAGGGGCGCACAAGGGGCACATGTGGAGGGCGGCTCCAGTCCTGGGActtacacacactgctgctgcagacagacaagcagtaCTCCTCCGAGTCAAAGTTATTCCTGTTGCCCCCACAGCCCCCAAACAGGAAAGGGGCACAGTGGCCCTTCTCTGGCACAAAGTACCAACGCTCCAACATGGCATGGCATGGGCCGGACTCAGCACGCGCCCAACACacctctgagagagagataaggacaTACACAGCaccaaaacattaaaaaaaacataactgATAATGGGTGCCTTTTTACACGTCTCCACATCCACAACTGGCGGGGGCCAACCGGACGCTTTTTCTCACTTTCGACCAATCAGAGAGTGTATAGACTCATATGACGATcagcagttctctctctctcacctctcacaACCTCCTCCACCGactcggtggtggtggtggtggtggtggtcatggCGACGTTCGAGACGCGTTCACCACTGTCCCGTTCCTCCGTCACGTCCTCGTCGTCGTTGTCTACGTCGGCGTCGCCGTCTCCGTCCTCGTCCCTGTCGAAggactcttcctcctcctcatcctcttcttcttcttcttcttcaacttCCTCAGCTGTGGTGGGCTCTGGCTCAGCCTGGCGAGGCATGCTGGGGGTCAGAAGAAGGGaatttaaaggcagggtaggtcatgttgttgagaagcacttttcttttttttaacatattttcttaaaataaaTTTCACATCACAATTGCGACCAATAAGTCTAAAGATCTCACAGCGAAATGAAACCAGTCCGATATCTGTGGGGgtcgcaggactgtaataacCTTGACCAATTGTTAAGGGCGGAACCGGCACTActgattggacgggctacttgtctgtctgtctgtctgtctgtctacagctCCTCTACAGTAGTCTTTAAAACGAGGGGGTGGGATTTATTCTTGATTTTGCCTCTGTTTcatttgtgtgtcagtgttgtgtgtttacatCCATACCTGTTGTCTGTGTATTCTGTCTCAGCTCCACCCCACCACAcgtctgactcctccccctcctgggcCACGCTGTCGTCTCGCTCCGCCGGGCAGCACACAAACTCCACCCCACGGAAACGGTCGATGCCACAAGGCAGCAACATCCCATAGTTGTGAAGATTCATGGTGCGGTCTCCACAAGACTAGTTATCATGAGAACATGATACACAAACGAGTTAGCGATCGCATGGCCCTTTTCCTTATTGCTGGTTTATGGAGACAGATAGTAAATATGTTTGTGATGGTTTTAACTAACTACTAAGTACCACTGGGTA from Hypomesus transpacificus isolate Combined female chromosome 23, fHypTra1, whole genome shotgun sequence encodes:
- the LOC124485173 gene encoding amyloid-beta A4 protein-like isoform X2; the encoded protein is MPEHNGFYGKFHNIGQSNRVIAMGKRTAYLLLLLATLTLSSEVPGDDSVGLLAEPQVAMFCGKVNMHVNVQSGRWESDPSGTKSCIGTKEGILQYCQEVYPELQITNMVEANQPVSIQNWCKKGRKQCRSHTHIVVPYRCLVGEFVSDALLVPDKCKFLHQERMDQCESHLHWHTVAKESCGDRTMNLHNYGMLLPCGIDRFRGVEFVCCPAERDDSVAQEGEESDVWWGGAETEYTDNSMPRQAEPEPTTAEEVEEEEEEEDEEEEESFDRDEDGDGDADVDNDDEDVTEERDSGERVSNVAMTTTTTTTTESVEEVVRVPTLAPGLPDMVDAVDHYLEAPGDDNEHADFQKAKESLEAKHRDRMAQVMREWEEAEREAKSLPRADKKAVIQHFQEKVEALEQEAAGERQQLVETHMARVEALLNSRRRLALESYLSSLQTSPPRPRQVLSLLRKYVRAEQKDRQHTLKHYEHVRMVDPKKASQIRLQVLTHLHVIDERMNQSVGLIENVPSVADEIQDQVSVLMQKVQSELSQQVSSLQSDGRTDSRVSYGNDALMPDQAYSSAPLDPSLGVDRLGFIHPESFNQPNTENHVEPVDARPAPDRGLPTRPEGFPEVRMDTEERQSTSYEVHHQKLVFFAEDGGNNKGAIIGLMVGGVVIATVIVITLVMLRKKQYTSIHHGVIEVDAAVTPEERHLTKMQQNGYENPTYKFFEQMQN
- the LOC124485173 gene encoding amyloid-beta A4 protein-like isoform X1; amino-acid sequence: MPEHNGFYGKFHNIGQSNRVIAMGKRTAYLLLLLATLTLSSEVPGDDSVGLLAEPQVAMFCGKVNMHVNVQSGRWESDPSGTKSCIGTKEGILQYCQEVYPELQITNMVEANQPVSIQNWCKKGRKQCRSHTHIVVPYRCLVGEFVSDALLVPDKCKFLHQERMDQCESHLHWHTVAKESCGDRTMNLHNYGMLLPCGIDRFRGVEFVCCPAERDDSVAQEGEESDVWWGGAETEYTDNSMPRQAEPEPTTAEEVEEEEEEEDEEEEESFDRDEDGDGDADVDNDDEDVTEERDSGERVSNVAMTTTTTTTTESVEEVVREVCWARAESGPCHAMLERWYFVPEKGHCAPFLFGGCGGNRNNFDSEEYCLSVCSSSVLPTLAPGLPDMVDAVDHYLEAPGDDNEHADFQKAKESLEAKHRDRMAQVMREWEEAEREAKSLPRADKKAVIQHFQEKVEALEQEAAGERQQLVETHMARVEALLNSRRRLALESYLSSLQTSPPRPRQVLSLLRKYVRAEQKDRQHTLKHYEHVRMVDPKKASQIRLQVLTHLHVIDERMNQSVGLIENVPSVADEIQDQVSVLMQKVQSELSQQVSSLQSDGRTDSRVSYGNDALMPDQAYSSAPLDPSLGVDRLGFIHPESFNQPNTENHVEPVDARPAPDRGLPTRPEGFPEVRMDTEERQSTSYEVHHQKLVFFAEDGGNNKGAIIGLMVGGVVIATVIVITLVMLRKKQYTSIHHGVIEVDAAVTPEERHLTKMQQNGYENPTYKFFEQMQN